The Winogradskyella schleiferi genome contains the following window.
GGTCACACGATCTATCAAAAACGATGAGCTTTGTAGCAGGTAATCACTAAAGTCAACCTCACTTAAATAGTGTGCTTTGAGATGTTTTGAATACGTTGAAAGAGCTTCATACTCTGAAGGAATATAAGGTTTATTGGCTTTAATAAAGTTAGAAACTAATTTGCCTTCAGCCAATTCTTCATAACCTGTTTGTGTATCTTTTAAAGTTTTGAATATAGCTTCAAAGCCTTTTTGGTCAGCATTGTCTTGCGTATAATAATTGCTTATGGTTTGGTTCACCATATCCATACTTTTTAGGTACGAATTCCAGAGTTTATTCTCGTCCGATTCCGTGAAATTGACGCCATTTTCTTGACTGAAATTAAAAGCAACTGTTTCTTCTCCATCGTAGATGAAGTCGAAATTATTTTCTTCAGGTGGAATCGCGTAAACAATTTTATAGATACCAGCTGTCACAGAAGAGTCTAATTGAATTTCAAAATTCCCAAGACTATCCAACTGTCCTTTATTCACATAAGTGGCACTTTCAGGAGTTGCTCTATACAAAAATGCATAAGTGTAATCTTCTGCAGGCGAAAATGTTCCTTTTACGCTTTGGGCGAAAGAAACAAGTGGAAATACAAATAAGAGGAAAATTATTTTCTTCATGTTACAGGATGTTTTTTATATTGAATAACGTCAATAATTAAGCCATTTTGAACTATTTCATTTTATTGGATCGGATACTTTCAATTACAACCGTTCCTAATATTAAAGCACCACCAACAAAGGTATGTATTGTTGGTATTTCATTCAAGAAAAAAAATGCCATTATAATTCCGAATACAGGTTGTGTGCTTCCAATAATTCCAGCCGTACTGGCTTTAAAGTATTTTAAGCTATTTACAAACATAGTATGTCCAATGGCTGTAGTTATTAAAGCTAGTAAAATAATATAAGGATACTGTGTCGTAATGTTAGACGTATCCATAAAATATAAAAGAGGTGCTAAGATTATGCTAAGGATTGCCACTTGGTAGAACATAAGCATCGTACCATTATAATTTGCCACATGTCCTTTAAGAATTAATATTCTTACCGAATAAAGCACTGCTGAAAGTACGCCGAACAAAAGCCCTTGTAATTGGCCGCTTTTTAAATCAAAATCAGGAGCTAAAATATAAATGCCAACAAGCACCATGAGTCCTAAAACAATGTGCATAGGATCAAATTTTGTTTTAGAAAACAAAGGTTCTAAAAGCGCAATAATAACAGGAAATGTAAAAACGGAAAGCATACCAATAGCTACGTTAGCTAATTTTAAGGCGTAGAAATAGGTGATCCAATGGCCTCCCATAAATACAGCGGCAATGAAAAACGTCCAACGATCTTTACCGCTTATTATTTTGAGATTAATGCCTTTGTAAAGACAGAAAATTAATAGGAAAATTGCAGCTAAAGCTGATCGCCACCAAATGATGATTGGTGTTGGCATGTCTATAAATTTTCCTAAAACACCAGAGGTACTAATAAATAAGGTTGCTACAACGAGCAACAAGAGATGATTTAAATGACTTTTTTCATTCATTTATCTTAGATAATTCAGCAAGCGCTTGTTTGGTGGATTTAATATGCTCAAACGTAAGTAATAACCGCAAGCCTTTTCGGGTTTGTTTCTCTTTCATTTTGCATTTTCCAGCATTCATTTGTACAAATTGTAACACTTTGGTAAACGCATCACTTTGATAAAATCCGCTTTGTTGATCTTGAACAAAATAACCAATCATTTTGCCGTGTTTCATAATCAGTTTTTCAATGCCCATTTTTGTGGCGATCCATTTAAGGCGAACGCTATCCAGTAAATCGGAAACCTGTGTTGGTAATTCGCCAAAACGGTCAATGATTTCAGTTTCAAACTTAGCAAGTTCTTCTTCAGTTTTAATTTCGTTTAATTTAGTATAAAGGTTAAGACGTTCTGTAATGTTATTGATATAATCGTCTGGGAATAACAGTTCAAAATCGGTATCGATGGTAATATCTTTGACGTATTTTTTCGGCTTGCCATCATCTTTGTATAAATCTGAAAATTCAGTTTCCTTCAATTCATCTATTGCTTCATTTAAAATTTTCTGATAAGTATCAAAGCCGATATCATTAATAAACCCACTTTGTTCG
Protein-coding sequences here:
- a CDS encoding DMT family transporter, whose protein sequence is MNEKSHLNHLLLLVVATLFISTSGVLGKFIDMPTPIIIWWRSALAAIFLLIFCLYKGINLKIISGKDRWTFFIAAVFMGGHWITYFYALKLANVAIGMLSVFTFPVIIALLEPLFSKTKFDPMHIVLGLMVLVGIYILAPDFDLKSGQLQGLLFGVLSAVLYSVRILILKGHVANYNGTMLMFYQVAILSIILAPLLYFMDTSNITTQYPYIILLALITTAIGHTMFVNSLKYFKASTAGIIGSTQPVFGIIMAFFFLNEIPTIHTFVGGALILGTVVIESIRSNKMK